The Chloroflexota bacterium genome window below encodes:
- a CDS encoding cytochrome c oxidase subunit II: protein MAVRVSSLVKPRGAWWQSLGRDERLWVGLVVIWGLAMFAMIVFIWPAIGARDNDIQAYRVDPATFHDKVEAFTAANKVGEIAGVPVVAAPAGGDAYLEAAAFSWRPFLQLQRGKQYRLLLSSRDLQHGFSLVFGPRSLNYQVLPGYITVVQITPERSGEFPVVCNEYCGLGHHLMLGRVIVKD, encoded by the coding sequence ATGGCCGTTCGGGTCAGTAGTCTGGTCAAGCCGCGCGGGGCGTGGTGGCAGTCCCTGGGAAGAGATGAGCGGCTCTGGGTCGGGCTGGTGGTGATCTGGGGTCTGGCGATGTTCGCCATGATCGTCTTCATCTGGCCGGCCATCGGCGCTCGCGACAACGACATCCAGGCCTACCGCGTCGATCCCGCCACCTTCCACGACAAGGTCGAAGCGTTTACGGCCGCCAACAAGGTCGGGGAGATCGCGGGCGTGCCCGTCGTAGCCGCGCCGGCCGGCGGCGACGCCTACCTGGAAGCCGCCGCCTTCTCCTGGCGGCCGTTCCTGCAGCTGCAGCGCGGCAAGCAGTACCGCTTGCTGCTGTCGAGCCGCGATCTCCAGCACGGCTTCTCGCTGGTCTTCGGGCCGCGCAGCCTGAACTACCAGGTGCTGCCGGGCTACATCACCGTCGTTCAGATCACGCCTGAGCGCAGTGGCGAGTTTCCGGTGGTCTGCAATGAGTATTGCGGCCTGGGCCACCACCTGATGCTCGGCCGGGTCATCGTCAAGGACTGA